The Chryseolinea soli genome contains a region encoding:
- a CDS encoding phytase, giving the protein MINRLLPALACTLLLACGQQKHTAEIATDAIRPPVVTDNVLYTATTPALWINPVNPEQSLILGTDSDANGGLYAFGLEGKKQKDRCVIPMKQPHSVAVAYGFALGDSTLDIAVVTEATTQRLRAFRLPAMKPIDGGGIAVFEGETGEGFRDPGALALYKQPNTGKLYAFVARKNGPTDGSFVWQYLLENKSGALAASVVRKFGTYSGKKGVPGIVVDATLGYVYYSDAGTGVRKYYADPEKGNDELALFANTGFTENQSGLAIYPATDNTGYILVSDQQANRLQIFSREGTAGNPHQHTLIKTVNIATLESTGSTVSTAALNPTFQSGLFATGSLDRTFHLYRWEDIAGKDLKVVKDSVALQ; this is encoded by the coding sequence ATGATAAACCGTTTGCTCCCCGCCCTGGCCTGCACCCTGCTCCTCGCCTGTGGTCAACAAAAACACACGGCCGAAATTGCTACCGACGCCATCAGGCCCCCCGTCGTCACCGACAACGTGCTGTACACCGCCACCACACCCGCCCTGTGGATAAACCCGGTCAACCCCGAACAAAGCCTCATCCTGGGCACCGACAGCGACGCGAACGGGGGACTCTATGCATTCGGCCTGGAGGGAAAGAAGCAGAAGGATCGTTGCGTCATTCCTATGAAGCAACCGCATAGCGTCGCCGTAGCTTACGGCTTTGCCCTCGGCGACTCCACCCTCGACATCGCTGTCGTCACCGAAGCCACCACGCAACGTCTACGCGCATTTCGCCTTCCTGCTATGAAACCCATTGACGGTGGCGGCATCGCCGTCTTCGAAGGTGAAACCGGCGAAGGCTTCCGTGACCCCGGCGCTTTGGCATTATACAAACAACCCAATACCGGAAAACTGTATGCCTTCGTCGCCCGTAAAAATGGACCGACCGACGGCAGCTTCGTGTGGCAATATTTACTCGAAAACAAATCCGGTGCGCTCGCCGCGTCGGTCGTTAGAAAGTTTGGGACGTATAGCGGCAAGAAAGGTGTACCCGGCATCGTCGTGGATGCCACGTTAGGCTACGTCTACTACTCCGACGCTGGCACGGGCGTAAGGAAATACTACGCTGATCCCGAAAAAGGCAACGACGAACTTGCTTTGTTTGCCAACACCGGCTTCACCGAAAACCAAAGCGGGTTGGCCATCTATCCGGCCACGGACAACACCGGCTACATTCTCGTCAGCGATCAACAAGCTAACCGCCTCCAGATCTTTTCCCGCGAAGGCACCGCCGGCAACCCGCATCAACACACGCTGATCAAGACCGTGAACATCGCAACACTGGAAAGTACCGGCTCTACGGTTTCGACTGCAGCATTGAATCCTACATTTCAGTCGGGTCTATTTGCCACGGGGTCGCTGGACAGGACGTTTCATTTGTACCGGTGGGAGGATATTGCGGGGAAGGACTTGAAGGTGGTGAAGGATTCCGTTGCGCTGCAATGA
- a CDS encoding DUF2931 family protein, with translation MEQPIEQYRWVNAVVTAKGYPAEVHSGYLAANKNLLAALPKTGIINNGWNNPGTSLLSSGAGIPSELFITWLSYVEKKFWKLEATLDTDWIGRLFSRKFVNLGPTNNPLPPESYNRIVVAVAPGGAVSVFIRGALRCVEVGHYQAVETSVDVNDFYDNPFRDNQEQFFTRWYDHVVPAETKAYLTTHHIPYAHWSLFRKLYNYRFVLQFYKMDNETQRHCLYLNAEEEQIPGGALNSYAVRPLPWKIDFAFTKMKRWVEAEFDPTELLEVFHEIDKEGPGHMPIDIIGDHQMKFSALYDEKIFPLNNVKIGLWLINRFRPY, from the coding sequence ATGGAACAGCCAATCGAACAATATCGCTGGGTCAATGCCGTAGTGACGGCCAAAGGTTATCCCGCCGAAGTGCATTCCGGATACCTGGCCGCTAACAAAAATCTTCTGGCAGCCCTCCCCAAAACAGGCATCATAAACAATGGGTGGAACAATCCGGGAACCTCCCTGCTCTCCAGCGGCGCCGGCATTCCATCCGAGCTCTTCATCACATGGCTATCCTATGTGGAAAAGAAATTCTGGAAGTTGGAAGCCACCCTGGACACCGATTGGATTGGGCGACTCTTTAGCCGAAAGTTTGTCAATCTCGGCCCCACGAACAACCCACTTCCTCCTGAAAGCTATAATCGTATCGTCGTGGCCGTGGCCCCCGGAGGGGCGGTATCCGTTTTTATAAGAGGCGCTCTCCGATGTGTTGAAGTAGGGCATTACCAGGCTGTGGAAACTTCTGTGGACGTGAATGACTTTTACGACAACCCCTTCCGCGACAACCAAGAACAGTTTTTTACCCGTTGGTATGACCACGTTGTGCCGGCCGAAACAAAGGCGTATCTAACAACGCACCACATTCCTTACGCACATTGGAGTCTATTCCGGAAATTATACAACTACAGATTTGTCTTGCAGTTCTACAAAATGGACAATGAAACCCAACGCCACTGTCTCTATCTAAACGCGGAAGAGGAACAAATCCCAGGTGGCGCACTAAACAGTTATGCCGTCCGGCCTCTGCCCTGGAAAATAGATTTTGCATTTACGAAGATGAAGCGATGGGTAGAAGCCGAATTCGACCCCACCGAATTGTTGGAAGTTTTTCACGAGATCGATAAAGAAGGGCCGGGACATATGCCCATCGATATCATCGGTGATCATCAGATGAAGTTCAGTGCGCTTTATGACGAAAAGATCTTTCCGCTGAACAACGTAAAAATTGGGCTGTGGCTTATCAATCGATTCAGACCCTATTGA
- a CDS encoding (2Fe-2S)-binding protein, translating into MATFLLRINQQSREVDVDPQMPLLWVIRDFVGLTGTKYGCGIAQCGACTVHLDGKAVRSCSVPVSAVGTKAITTIEGLSPNGQHALQRAWQQEDVPQCGYCQAGQIMTAAAFLEQQPHPTDDDITRAMSGNLCRCGTYLRIHAAIKRAAAQTKTP; encoded by the coding sequence ATGGCCACCTTCCTTCTCCGCATAAACCAACAATCCCGCGAAGTAGACGTCGATCCTCAAATGCCGCTGCTCTGGGTGATCCGCGATTTCGTGGGGCTCACGGGGACTAAGTACGGTTGTGGCATCGCCCAATGCGGTGCGTGCACGGTGCACCTGGATGGCAAGGCGGTTCGTTCGTGCTCCGTTCCGGTGTCGGCCGTGGGCACCAAGGCCATTACTACCATTGAAGGTCTCTCGCCCAATGGCCAACACGCGCTGCAACGCGCGTGGCAACAAGAAGACGTGCCCCAATGTGGCTACTGCCAGGCCGGCCAGATCATGACCGCCGCAGCGTTCCTGGAGCAGCAGCCTCATCCCACAGACGACGACATCACGCGTGCCATGTCGGGCAACCTCTGCCGCTGTGGCACCTACCTGCGTATTCACGCCGCCATAAAAAGAGCCGCGGCTCAAACCAAAACACCATGA
- a CDS encoding xanthine dehydrogenase family protein molybdopterin-binding subunit — translation MKRRDFICASALAGGGLLLSFQAVARFIDGKPVATDADALGDYVKITPQGDVLFQFVKHEMGQGVSTAMAQILVEELCADWERVKIEFPMADKKFEHDTGGSCTIIYQWDRLRSAGAVARQMLIEAAARQWNTPAANCYAANHEVINKTSSQRLGFGALASAAAKLTPPQEATLKDKRDFQVIGQPKPAKLIPEIVTGQLKYGIDVNLPGMLYAVVARCPVFKGKLKSFDATNALKVKGVKKIFTTKPIAGLQLESPYMPHDIREGVVVVADSFWAARKGRDLLKIEWDEGPNAKYSTEDFEALAAEHAQHRTDPTGYVGDENAVADVGHVRKTLRASYVFPHQIHACMEPLNCTAHSHPDGCELWLGTQAPHLIVFELNRVFHFAEDKIKIHLHPSGGGFGRRYYPDMAVEAAFISKEAGHVPVKMIWTREDDHLNNFGHLFQHLEYQVGLDKDNKLYAWYEKELRTYTWAAKYADPQLPFMAYNIPNIRYDFEDLIQHELVQSSAWRGVVGHGRFYHECFIDEIAADQKIDPYQFRLSLLRTDDVYVGDPVPVSGSRMRRVLTLAAEKANWGKPLPAGQGMGIAVCIYGGSYVAVIAEVTVRDHQLRVDKVTIGVDCGKVINPSGTSNQITGGIVWSLTALFYGGLPIKNGRAVYSNFHQNKLLRMNECPAMEVHFVETNEERPGGVGEISSALGVPAVLNAIFAATGKRIRKVPLGADAFA, via the coding sequence ATGAAGCGTCGCGATTTTATCTGCGCCTCTGCCCTCGCCGGCGGCGGCCTCCTCCTCTCCTTTCAGGCTGTGGCCAGGTTCATCGATGGTAAGCCTGTAGCCACAGACGCTGATGCGCTGGGCGACTATGTCAAGATCACCCCGCAAGGTGATGTGTTGTTTCAGTTCGTGAAACACGAAATGGGGCAGGGTGTTTCCACGGCGATGGCGCAGATACTCGTCGAAGAGTTGTGCGCCGATTGGGAAAGGGTGAAGATTGAATTCCCCATGGCCGACAAAAAGTTCGAGCACGACACGGGTGGTAGTTGCACGATCATCTACCAGTGGGACAGGCTTCGTTCCGCCGGCGCCGTGGCGCGCCAGATGCTCATCGAAGCCGCCGCCCGCCAATGGAACACTCCGGCCGCTAATTGCTACGCGGCCAACCATGAGGTCATCAACAAAACCAGTTCCCAACGCCTCGGCTTCGGCGCGCTGGCCAGTGCTGCCGCCAAACTCACACCACCGCAGGAAGCAACGCTCAAAGACAAACGCGACTTCCAGGTCATCGGCCAACCCAAACCGGCCAAGCTCATCCCCGAAATTGTTACGGGCCAATTAAAATACGGCATCGACGTCAACCTGCCCGGCATGCTCTACGCGGTTGTCGCGCGCTGTCCGGTGTTCAAAGGAAAGCTGAAAAGTTTTGACGCAACGAATGCCTTGAAAGTGAAAGGCGTAAAAAAAATCTTCACCACAAAACCCATCGCCGGTCTCCAACTCGAGTCTCCCTACATGCCCCACGACATCCGCGAGGGCGTCGTGGTGGTCGCCGATTCTTTTTGGGCCGCGCGCAAAGGAAGAGACCTTCTTAAGATCGAATGGGACGAAGGTCCAAACGCAAAATACAGCACCGAAGATTTCGAAGCCCTCGCGGCCGAACACGCCCAGCACCGCACCGACCCCACGGGCTATGTAGGCGACGAAAATGCCGTAGCCGATGTCGGCCACGTCCGCAAGACGCTGCGTGCCTCCTACGTCTTCCCCCACCAGATCCACGCCTGCATGGAGCCCCTCAACTGCACGGCCCATAGCCACCCCGATGGATGCGAACTTTGGCTGGGAACACAAGCCCCCCATCTTATCGTGTTTGAATTGAACCGCGTGTTTCATTTCGCCGAAGACAAAATCAAAATTCACCTCCATCCTTCCGGTGGCGGCTTTGGAAGAAGGTATTATCCCGACATGGCGGTCGAGGCGGCTTTCATCTCCAAAGAAGCCGGCCATGTTCCTGTAAAAATGATCTGGACGCGGGAAGACGATCATCTGAACAACTTCGGGCATTTGTTTCAACACCTGGAATACCAGGTGGGCCTCGACAAAGACAACAAGCTCTATGCCTGGTACGAAAAAGAACTTCGCACCTACACCTGGGCTGCCAAATACGCAGATCCCCAACTGCCCTTCATGGCTTACAACATTCCCAACATCCGCTACGACTTTGAAGACCTGATCCAACACGAGCTGGTGCAATCTTCTGCGTGGCGGGGTGTGGTCGGCCACGGCCGTTTCTATCACGAATGCTTCATCGATGAAATTGCCGCCGACCAAAAAATAGACCCTTATCAATTCCGTTTATCGCTCTTGCGAACAGACGATGTATATGTGGGTGACCCTGTTCCCGTATCGGGGTCGCGGATGCGCCGGGTCCTGACGTTGGCTGCCGAAAAAGCAAACTGGGGCAAGCCGTTGCCGGCGGGCCAAGGCATGGGCATCGCGGTGTGCATTTACGGAGGAAGCTATGTGGCGGTGATCGCCGAGGTGACGGTGCGCGATCATCAATTGCGTGTCGATAAAGTCACCATCGGTGTTGATTGTGGCAAGGTGATCAACCCTTCGGGAACTTCCAACCAAATCACGGGAGGGATCGTGTGGAGTCTCACAGCGTTATTCTATGGCGGGCTTCCGATCAAAAACGGGCGGGCGGTGTATTCCAATTTTCATCAAAATAAATTATTGCGTATGAACGAGTGTCCAGCGATGGAGGTTCATTTTGTGGAGACGAATGAAGAACGGCCTGGAGGCGTGGGTGAAATTTCCAGTGCGTTGGGTGTACCGGCCGTGCTCAATGCTATTTTTGCGGCTACGGGAAAGCGGATTCGCAAGGTGCCTTTGGGTGCAGATGCTTTCGCCTGA
- a CDS encoding PLDc N-terminal domain-containing protein, with the protein MGPKGILISIFVFTHLAFSITRLYDLKMKSKRSNKWKWALIILLLPFAGGFLYDRTKQRRRQAQW; encoded by the coding sequence ATGGGACCGAAGGGAATTTTGATTTCTATTTTTGTATTTACTCACCTGGCATTTAGTATCACCCGCTTATACGATCTGAAGATGAAAAGCAAACGTTCCAATAAATGGAAATGGGCGCTGATCATCTTACTTCTTCCATTTGCGGGCGGATTTCTTTATGACCGGACAAAACAAAGGAGAAGACAAGCCCAGTGGTAG
- a CDS encoding vanadium-dependent haloperoxidase — protein MKRRRYLFLLGLLLTTMAVAQKSDLRREDVQLLTDHVFNLSEVMLHDVANPPAASRFYAYALLGAYEASAMDHGTLPDLHLRWKMSTAAAPEKGNRAFCSLYSMLEVGRQLMPSGHLLEEKQKKLIQYFKTKRKLSNTQVASLVAYSEGIAAQVVAFARADHYNQLSTYSRYKPKKEEGHWFPTPPEYMAAVEPQWKTIVPFFLDSAMQFAPAQPTPYSKDTASSFYHQMKEVYVTGLHLTAEQRAIASFWDCNPFAVSYSGHMAIGLKKISPGGHWMGITGIACRQAGISLDSAILIHTAVALTLHDAFISCWQEKYKSDRIRPEAAINKLIDPAWRPLLQTPPFPEYTSGHSVVSAAVAVVLTRFFGDGFEYTDTSEIFFGLPERKFSSFQQAANEAAISRLYGGIHFRDACEQGMMQGRSVGEFVCGRMFGGK, from the coding sequence ATGAAACGTCGGCGATATCTCTTCTTGCTCGGACTTTTGTTGACGACGATGGCCGTTGCTCAGAAAAGCGACCTGCGACGTGAAGACGTTCAGTTGTTGACGGACCATGTCTTTAATCTGTCAGAAGTAATGCTGCACGATGTAGCGAACCCGCCGGCAGCGAGCCGTTTTTATGCCTACGCTTTGTTGGGTGCCTACGAAGCCTCGGCCATGGATCACGGGACGTTGCCCGACCTGCACTTGCGATGGAAGATGTCGACGGCCGCCGCGCCAGAAAAAGGGAACAGGGCCTTTTGCTCGCTGTATAGCATGCTGGAAGTAGGGCGGCAACTGATGCCTTCCGGTCATTTATTGGAAGAAAAGCAAAAGAAACTCATCCAATACTTTAAAACGAAACGCAAACTTTCCAACACGCAAGTGGCCAGCCTGGTGGCTTACTCGGAAGGGATCGCTGCGCAGGTGGTGGCTTTTGCGCGGGCAGATCATTACAATCAACTGAGCACCTATTCGCGCTATAAGCCAAAAAAAGAAGAAGGGCACTGGTTCCCCACGCCGCCGGAATATATGGCCGCAGTAGAGCCACAATGGAAAACGATCGTTCCTTTTTTCCTGGACTCCGCCATGCAGTTTGCGCCCGCACAACCGACCCCCTACAGCAAAGACACTGCGAGTTCGTTCTACCACCAGATGAAAGAAGTCTATGTCACCGGCCTTCACCTGACGGCCGAGCAGCGGGCGATTGCCAGCTTTTGGGATTGCAACCCGTTTGCCGTAAGCTACTCGGGCCACATGGCCATTGGGTTGAAAAAAATTTCTCCGGGCGGACATTGGATGGGCATTACGGGTATCGCGTGCCGTCAGGCGGGGATTTCTCTTGATTCGGCCATCCTGATTCATACCGCAGTGGCCCTCACGTTGCACGACGCGTTTATCAGTTGCTGGCAGGAGAAATATAAAAGCGATCGCATCCGGCCAGAGGCGGCGATCAACAAACTGATCGACCCGGCGTGGCGTCCGCTCCTGCAGACCCCCCCATTTCCGGAGTATACCAGCGGGCATAGCGTGGTATCGGCGGCGGTAGCCGTGGTCTTGACGCGATTTTTTGGTGATGGATTTGAGTATACCGACACGTCGGAGATCTTTTTTGGACTGCCGGAGCGCAAATTCAGTTCTTTTCAACAAGCCGCGAATGAAGCGGCCATCTCCAGGTTGTACGGAGGAATTCATTTCCGGGACGCATGCGAGCAAGGGATGATGCAGGGCAGAAGCGTTGGGGAGTTTGTTTGCGGCAGGATGTTTGGCGGAAAATGA